In the Acetobacterium sp. KB-1 genome, TCACTGAATTATTGGTATCGGCGGAGGCAAAGTTGTCCGATTCCTGCAAAATCCCAATAACATGGTAGGTAATGCCACCAATTTTAATTTCTTCGCCGATGGGATTTTTTCCCACATAGAGTTCCGTGGCGATGTCATTTCCAATTAATGCCACTCGGCTTTCATTTTCGGTATCAAGGATGTTGATGATTCGTCCGGATGAAATAACATCTTCGGTGTTCTCAAAATAAACGTCATTCTTACCCTGAAGACTAATTTCATCCATCGTGTTTCCCTCAAAAGTTACCGTTGTCTGGCCGGAAATGGTTGGGGCAACTCCTTCTACGTTTGAAAGCTCTGAGATCTCATCGACATCACTCTGAGTCAGCCCCTGTTTCAAGGGTGTTCCCTGGACCTGGAGACCTGGAGACCTGGACAGTCACCGTATTAGCCCCCATAGAAGCTACCTGATCGGTGACGGTACTGGTTGCTCCGGAAACAATGGTGATCAGCGCAATAACCGATCCCACCCCAATAATAATACCCAGCATGGTCAGAAATGATCGCATCTTGTTGCTGATAATATTCTCTAATGCCATTTTAATACTTTCCTTAAGCATTGTATACCCCCTCACTGAGATTTCCATCGACAATCCGGACAATTCGGCTGCCATTTTTAGCCACATCGGCATCGTGGGTGATCATCACGATCGTCTTTCCTTCTTCATTAAGTTCCTTAAAAAGGTTTATTATCTGATGGCCGGTTTGCTGATCCAGCGCTCCGGTTGGTTCATCAGCCAACAAAATGGTTGGCTCAGTAACCAATGCCCGGGCAATGGCAACCCGCTGCTGCTGGCCGCCGGATAACTGATTAGGACGGTTTTTCATCTTATCTGCCAGTCCCACCCGTTCTAAGATATGGGCACTTCGCTGCTGTCGTTCTTTTTCGGGCACTCCAGCATAAATAAGCGGCAGCTCCACATTTTTCTGAGCGGATAAGCGTTGCAGCAACTGAAATTGCTGAAAAATAAAGCCAATTTCCCGGTTCCTTATATGAGAAAGATCCGCTTCCGGCAGATCGCAAATGCGTTCCCCAGACAGATAATAGGTCCCACTAGTAGGCACATCCAGACAGCCGATAATGTTCATCAAGGTGGATTTTCCCGAACCGGACGGTCCCAGCACGGAAAGAAAATCGCCGCGATTGATTAAAAGATCAATCCCTTTTAGAACGACCTGCTCCTCTTCACCCATGATATAGGTTTTAACCACATCATTCATTTTTAAAATTTCATCAGACATTCGAGGTCACCGTCTGTTGAGGGCCGGAAAAGGTCGTTGTTTCATAAATAATTTCTGGAATCAACACAATATCTCCCTCATTCAAGCCTTCTGTTATCTCTATTTTTACGCCATCGGTGATCCCTGTTGTCACCATGCGGCTCGCAACTTTGCCATCATCATTTTCTATGTTAACATAGGTTTTATCATCTCCGGTGAATTGAATTGCGTCAACCGGAACCGTTAAAACATCTTCTTCACTTTCTTCGACAATGATAACTTCAGCATTCATACCAATGCGAATATCCGCATCTCCGGTAAAATTCACCTTAGCTGTAAAATATGCAACGCCCTTTTCATTTGTTGCTTCACGACTAATTTCAGAAACGATTCCGTTAATGCTACGATCAATACTGTCAATGTTAATCTCGGCGGATGTATTCACTTCGATGTCGGATAACTGATTTTCTTCAACTTTTAAATTAATTTGCAAGTTTGAATAATCAACAATTTCCATTATTTTCCCACCAACCGATACGGTATTGTCCTTCTCATAATAAATCTTTGATACCTCACCAGCAATTGTTGATCGAATCACTTCTCCTGTTGTTGTGATGTAGAGATCCTTGTTTACCGGAACTTGCTCGCCTTCACTCACGTAAATATCGGCGATTTGCTGTGAACTTGTCGCAATCACTTCTTGCCGGTTCTGGCTTTCAATAACCCCGGTAAATCGATCATCATCGACAATATCTTCACTTTTCACCCGATACTCCGTACTCTGCTCTGACTTCTGATTAAAAAAAGTTTGATACCCCCAGACCAGTCCCAACACAATCACCGCACATACGACACCACCAATTATCATCATTTTCCGTTTTTGCTTTACCATTTTTTTACTGACCTCCAAATAATATTTTTGATGTCCTAATCATAAGCATTCAATGTGAATCAAAAATGAACCCTTTAATTTTTTAAGTTTTTTCATTTTTGTTGCTTATCTCCGTTTTGGGGTATCAATAATGCAATAAGTAAGATAAAGGAGGATGCGACAATGTTAACAGATGAATTAGATTTAATGAAAGAAAATCAAGTATCCGATATTCCCGAAAAGAAACCATTTTATTATTCTAAATGGTGGCTAGTTGTCTGGAGTCTTTTTATTTGGCCAATCGGACTCATCATGCTCTGGGGCTATTTTGCCAATATGCATAAAACTGAAATGCCACGTACCCGCCTGATTAAAGATAATTTAGAGGATCTGTAGCGCTATCAAATTAATACAAACCTTTGAATAACCTTAAAATATCGATGCTTTCGGCATGTGGAAACACCACCTATCCTTGATAAATACTCTGGTTCGTGTTAAAATAAAACAACTTAAGTGCGATGAAGATAAACTCACACAACCACCTGGAATATAATTCCTGGTGGTTGTGTCATGAATAAAATGCATTTATACTATATCAGGTGGTTATTTAATCCGAACAACACAACCTCTTGCTGGCTTTCACAACGATCGATATAACTTAATACGAAGGAGAAATTAAATAGAGATGGTTTCACAAATTTTTACCCTGTTATTTATTTTAGGTATCCCGTTTTTTATTTATGGTATCTACTATTTAGGTATTGGCCTATTTGGTTATACCAAACACAATAAGTACACCCTTTCCCCACCCAAAAATCGCATTGCTGTGGTGGTTGCCGCACGAAACGAGGCGGCGGTAATTGGCAATCTCATTGAAAGCCTTCATCAGCAGGATTATCCAAAAGAACTGCTGGATATCTATGTCATTCCTAATAATTGCACCGACAATACCAAAGAAGTGGCTCTTTCTCACGGTGCCAAGATCATGACCTGTACTGCTGAGGTTAAGTCAAAAGGCGCTGCCCTTTCTCAATTCTTTGATTATATTTTTAAAGAAAATGATGTCTACGATGCCTTTTGCATTTTTGATGCCGATAATCTGGTCGATAAGCATTTTATCACCTCAATGAACAATGTTCTGGAATCAGGTGAAAAAATTGCTCAGGGTTACCGGGATAGCAAAAATCCGAGTGATTCCTGGATTTCTGGTTGTCAATCAGTGTTTTACTGGACCCTGAATCGTTTTATGAACCTGGCCCGCCATAAATTAGGCTGGTCCGCCACCTTAAATGGAACCGGATTTATGATGCATGCCGATGTCATCAAAAAAGAAGGTTTTAAAACGTTCAGTCTAACCGAAGATATCGAATTTACCACCCAGTGCATTATCAAGGGTTACCGGGTCGCCTGGGTTCCCGAGGCGGTTACCTACGATGAGCATCCGATTACCTTTGATCAATCCTGGTCTCAGCGCAAACGCTGGTCCACCGGCACCATTCAGTGCTTTAACCAGTATTCGCAACAACTCATTGACGCGGTGGTCAAGGATAAAAATCGTTGTGCTATGGACATGCTGATGTTTTTGGTTGCTCCCTTTATGCAAGTATTAACCTGTATTTATACCATTTGTTCCTTTATCATTTTAGGAATGCTGTTTATTACGACCAGTGTCTGGTCCAATGCTTTGACCTTTGCCATTCTCTTTTCGATTGGCGGCGTCATCTTCAGCGTGATTTTTACTGCCATGGTATTATGGCTGGAAGGCAAAAAAATTCGTCAGATCAACAACATTTCGGTTTTTTCTTTCTGGTTTTATCTGGCCTCCTGGATTCCCATTAATGTTTTGTGTTTTATTAAACCGATTGAAATATGGGAACCGATTGAGCATACCAAAAGCATTAAGATCTCACAATTAGTTGAATAAGCAAAAAGGATGATCCGCGGATCATCCTTTTTTTAGACTAAATTATATTTTTATTTCCCCGTCTTCTGTTAATACGGCCTTTGCCTGTTCGTCACTCGGCACTTTCATCGCTTGATCGATTTCTTTCGCTAAAACCGATTCGTCCAACTCGGTTTGTCTTTCTTTTTTAAACCGTTGCTCTTGATTCGCTGTCATAAGCAGCAGTATAAAAGTTCCCACCAAACCCAGCAGAATAACCCAATACCCGACTTCTAACCGGAGGGTAAAAAACATGATCATAAAATTTGCCTGGCCACTGAGATAATTGGCGATAAAGGCACCCACATCTCCCAGTGTTCCAGTTAAGATGGCCCGCAGTACCTCAACAATACCACTGTTTACCTGACTTGCCAAACTGGCAAGCTGCTCACTAATTTTATTATTGGCAACCGCAGTTCCAATCCCAACTGCTATAAATAGAGTTGCTAACAATCCGGAAATAAAAACAGACAGCTTGATACTGGCCCGTTTATATAGAATAAGCGCTGTTAAAGCTAGAATAACAAGAAATAAGAACAGAACGAAACCATTGGCAGTCGCTTTATAGCCATCGATGGTTGCCATCACTGCGTTAACCCGATCCATGGATTGTCGGGCCTGAATGCTCACTTCATTGACTCGACCCGCCAGACCTCTCAGGCTTTGAACAATTTTCCATACATCAGTGAGCATCCCGTTAATGCTTTCGCCATGATTAAAGCGGGTTGCCATGATTTCCTGCACCTTGGGATCGACCAGGTAATCCAGTGCCGGACTCGATAAGGCTTCATTCACACTGCTGAGGTAACCCTGATCCGGCAGTGGATTTCTTAGCATCTCCAGTACCGGCACATCCAGTATTTTAAGATTACCAAGCGGCACCCCATATATCTCAAAGCGATCAATGGGTTCCTGCTTTACAAACTCACTCAGCGAAAAATTGATCAAGTCATACTCCGGACTGATCACCGTCACTGTATTGTTCATAAATCCTGACACCGATAGATTCGCTTTTGCGCTCATAAATGGCATAAAAAAACCAGCCAGAGCAAGCAGGGCAGACAGCAGGGCGGCAGTTCTCAACTTATTTTTTTGCACCCTTATTTTTATCCAATCAGACCACTTTATAAACAGTTCTTTAATCATTATCACTTTCTTAGTCCCCTTTCAAGCATTCTATAGGCAATTATACCCTAAAAGTAAAATCAATACCATAAGTCAAAAAACCATCTCACATGAGATGATTTTTTGTTATCGATTTTTAACGTTATGATATCCAGGCTTGATAAATCAATTGCAATTATAAGACCTTATTTAGAAAATTGATGGTTCTCTGATTTTTGGGATTGCCGAAAATTTCACTTGGCGGACCTTCTTCGACGATAAAACCTTCATCAATAAAGATTACCCGATCGGCAACCTCTCGCGCAAATCCCATTTCATGGGTCACCACAATCATGGTCATGCCATCTTTGGCCAGCTGCTTCATTACATTTAAGACCTCACCCACCATTTCAGGATCTAAGGCCGAGGTCGGTTCGTCAAAAAGCATGACATCCGGATTCATGGCCAGGGCCCGGGCAATAGCCACCCGCTGCTGCTGACCACCGGACAACTGTTCCGGATAAACATTCGCTTTTTCGGCCAGATCAACCCGTCTTAGCAGCTTCATTGCGGTTTCTTCGGCTTCTTCTTTTGTTTTTAACTTAAGTGATACCGGAGCAAACGAAATATTTTTTAAGACGGTCATATGCGGGAAGAGATTAAATTGCTGAAAAACCATACCAATATCTTGTCTGTATTTGTTGATATTGCCATCCGCCTTGGTAATATCATTGCCATCCACCTCAACGGTACCACTGGTGGCTTCTTCTAGGGCATTGATACAGCGCAAAAGTGTGCTTTTCCCCGAACCGGAGGCTCCAATAATACAGATTACTTCCTGTTCTTTCACTTCCAGGTTAATGTCCTTCAGGACTTCTAAGTCACCAAAACTCTTTTTCAGGTTCTTAATTATTACTTTTCCCATAAGACATTTTCCTTTCAATTCGTTTTGAAATCTTTGATAAAATCATAATAATGACAAAATACATCACCGCAACAATAAACCACACCTCAAAGGAGCGAAAATTATTGGCAATGATCAGCCGCCCGGTTTGAGTTAATTCGGTCACACTGATTACTGATAGAAGTGAGGTATCCTTTAAGGTAATAATGCACTGATTAATCAGTGCCGGGGTCATGGTGCGAATCGCCTGGGGTAAGATAACGCTCCGCATTGCCATTCCGTAAGGTAAGCCCAAACTCCGGGCGGCCTCCATCTGACCTTTGCCAATCGACTCAATCCCACCACGGACAATCTCGGCCAGATAACCACCAGCATTCAGACTTAAGGTAATAACCCCGGAAATAACCGGATCTGATTGAATCCCCAGAACCTGCGGAATACCAAAGTAGATAAAAAATGCCTGAACCAATAAGGGTGTCCCCCGGACAACATCCACATAAACCAGAGCAATTGCTCTTAATGTTTTTCTTTTTGATACCGACAAGAGACCAAAAACCATCCCTAAAATACCGGCACAAATAAGTGAAATGATTGTAATTTGAACCGTTAAACCCAAACCTGCAATCAGGCGGGGCCAATACTGTACGACTAATTCGAGTATATTCACGTCAACCTCCTTCTATGGTTCCAGTTGTCCAATAGTCTTTACTCTCGCGCAAGGGATCACGCAAGTAAACACTTTTAGATAACTTAGAGAAATCATCTGTCAGTGGTATAATCCACTGACAGATGATTCCAAAATTAATAACGTGTTATTTTTTCTAACAGATTATTTTTTGATATAGGTATCCAGGATTTCCTGGTACTTGCCATTGGCTTTTACATTTGCCAAACCAGTATTAAACATCTCAAGCAACTCAGCATTTTCTCCGGCTTTAACAGCAAATCCGTAAGAACTACCTTTTTCCATTTCAGTTACCATTTTAAGTGGCACACCGCTGGCGATAGCATCACCAACGACGGGATAGTCTTCAAATAAGGCCGCTGAATTTCCCGCTTTCACATCTTCGTACATATTAGCCGAATCTGGGAAAGAAGATGTTGTAAAACCATACTGATCTTTAATCGATTCAGCAAAGGTTGACCCTTCAGTTCCTGTTTTGACCGCTACGTTTAGTCCTTTTAAATCTGCGTACGCCTTAATTGTATCGTTTGAAGATGATACGGCCATCACGACACCAGAATCAAAGTATGGGTCAGAAAAATCGAAGGTTTTTTTTCGTTCATCAGTAATACTCATTCCAGCGATCATCGCATCTGATTGACCGGTTGATACTTCGCCTAACGCTGCATCAAAGCCGACAGCCTTCAATTCATACGCGAAACCCTGATCTTCGGCAATGGCGGCTAAGAGATCAATATCAATCCCAACCCGTTCACCCTTTTCATTTTCATACTCAAATGGTTTGAAAGTTGTATCTGTAGCAACGACATATTTCTTTGCGTCACCACTGGTTGTTGTTCCGCCGGAACAAGCAGCCAATGATAAAACCATCGCTACGACCATAACCAAAACACCGAGCTTTGTAATTTTTTTCATTTCTTTTCCTCCTAATAATAATAAGTTTTGATGCATCTTTAGCCAATACACCCACTTTTATACAATGAGCAGTATATCATTTCTGCTTAAAATTCGCAATAAAAAAAACCATCGTTTATGATAAAAGGATGGTTCGTTTTTCGCCAATAATTGGCACGCTCCGTACCGATTAAATTACCCGATGTGCGCCAAACCCGTACAGGCTCGACGCATCTATCCGGTCGTACAATTTAACTGATACTGGCTAATCTTTATCTAGTCTTCCTGATTCTCGGTCAGATATTTCCGGATTGATTCATAATCACCTTCTGCCACGATGAACTCGGAGTCGAGATTTTCGAGTACCACTTCTTCCGGCAAGATTTCGATTTCTTTATCGACCATGTTTCGATTTTTTGCTTCAACTAATAATAAATCCTTTTGATCCAAGGCGATTTTGCGCTGATTGAGTCCCGCTTCAATCACATCTAAATCATTAATTCGTTTATTAATCAGTTTTGAAAGACGAATCAGATCATCCAAAACCTCATCCACTACAAACTGTTTGTCGATAATCATTTTTAATTTTTCACGAATCAGATTCCCGGCGGCGACAATTTTATCATCTCCGGCAATCGGTTCATAGTTTTCAACTTCCTTCTGAAACTCCCCGATCGCACTTTGTAGGTATTGGGTCTCCTGCATGGACTTTTCAATTTCATGAAACAGATAACCCAGGCGTCGCTCAATGGAAAGAAAACCGTCTTCATTGTCACCCCTATCGGTCACTTCCATTTTGGATGTCTTTAATGCCTCCATTTTTTCAAAACTGGGTTTTGTCTCCTTAAATGTTGGCAAGTCCGCAAAATGATCTTGACTTCCGGGTTGGGGGACCAGGCTAGGTATCTCCATTTCTGGTATCTGTGAGGGCATTTTTCCTGGCAATTCTGCTGACCGGTTATTGAGCGGTGCTTCTGATCCAATCCCAGTGCCATTTTTCGGTCTGGATTCCATTGCCGGCAATTCCACTGGCCTTTTTTCCGGCCTTGCTTTTAAACCCAAATCTTCCGGTCCGGATTCATTTCGGACTTCCATTTGATTTAACGGCATTCTATTCTCTTTTTTTAGATTTTCTTTGACTTCATTAAGAAAATCACTGGTTTGATAGCGTTTTTCTTCTTCTATGATTCGCGGTTCACTGACTTTGGGGGCTTCCATATAGCGTTGCTGACCCTTTTTTTCATTTTCCAGCAAACTGGTAAAGATGCTGTCATACTCGGACTCCGCTTCTTCATCCCGGGATAACCATGTTTTTTTCTCGCTTCGCCCCTTTTTTTCGGGCTTCTTTTCGGTTTTTAATGGCTCACTTCTTAATCCATTTTTAGGATCTTTTTTGTTTTTTTTCCTGGCGGTCCGATCTTCGACCAGGGTATTCTCATCATTTGTGTCACTGCCATCTTTACCAATGAGAACCCACCATAGAAAATGGCATAACGTGATTATCAGAAAGTCTGCAATAATTAAGCCGATAAAAAATTTAAGCGGTACCTCGGGGATCAGAAAGAAACACATCGCAAAGATAATGCCATTCCCCACGATTGAGATCGCTCCACCGATAAAAGGAATATTTTTGCCGAGCATATTTCTATTTAAATCGTATAAGGCTATAACAATTACTTTTATGCCGACAAAAAAACCCATCAGAATAATATAGGCATTCGCATTAGGAAGAGTCTGAATTACCTGATACCCTAATAAAAAAGCATATCCCGAGATGGCCAAGCCAACAATATCAAAGAATAACAAACCCCAACATTTACCAATACTTAGTTTCATCAAATCACTCCTTGTTGTCATTTTTTAGGGAGGTTCTGCGGTTTTCTTGCGAACTTCCTCCATCAATTGAAATCTGCCCAAAGGTTGATGTCAATGCGTCCAAGCCTTCTGAATCCCGGTATAGGGCTTCAATTTCCTGAAGTTTTTGATACTCACGATTCAATGTCGCTTCTTTTCGATTCACTTCTTCGTGACGTTTTTTTAAAATGGCCAGAGCCGTGCCCAATGAATCCAACATGTCCTGCACCATCTTTTCGCGTTTTTCGATATTGATGAGCTGGTTATTCAATTCCTCAGCCTTGTAATGAGGCATCTCGCCCTCACTGCCTAGAAAACGGGTTTCTTCTTCCTTAAGGTCTTTAAAGACACGATCAATATTCCCCTGATCATGGATTGGTGACTTATCCCCGGGCAGACTTTTCTCGGGCTGTGTTGGTCCATTTTGCACGGTTCTGAGGATCAACGATTTTAACTCTTCATCTTTTTTCAAAATCAACTTTTCTAAATTCTCAATGCGTGATTCAACATATTCAAAGTACTCATTTTTTTCATTGAGTTCCTGTTCATTTGCCATAATAACCCCACTCCTATATTCGCTATCATTCTTTGCCTACTATTATAACAAAGTTTTCCTAAAATGTATAACAAGATTTATATCCACCGCACTTTTTCTATTCATATTTTTTTTACAAATATTTACAAATATGATATAATACTCCCCTAGAAGTCTAAAACATAGAATATTTCGGACTCATTTCCAAATTGAAGACGTGAATAAGTCTATCCTAAGTCGCGTTTCTGCTTTAGATTTGCAAGTGAATATGTGCAGATCCAATGATTTCCAAATGAGGTATAAATTTGAATAATGAAAAAAGAAGTGTCATCAAAAATAAACGAAATCCATCATCCAAAAAAACATCAACACGAAATTCAAAACAAGATACCCGCCCACGGAGAACCGTTAAGGCGGAATATAAACCGACTTCTCAAAAAGAAAAAACAAAGCCTGTCATCCTGCCCTCGTCTTTACCCAAGAAACGAAAAAAATCCAGAGGCTTTATGAAAAAATTCATCCGGGCGATCTTGTTGATTATTATTTTTCTAATGGCCTCCGGCTTTGCTGTCAATGCTTTTTTCTTAGGGAATGTCACCAGTAATTTAAGCGGAAATTTAAGCCGCTATGGCATTAGTGATGAAGCTGCCAGCTTTGCAAAGCAACATAAAATTGTTAATGTTGCTGTTTTTGGCGTCGACGGCCGAGATGATGTTGAGGGTGAACGGACCGACACCATCATGATTGCCACTGCCGATTATGAGCACAGTAAGGTTAAAGTCGCCTCATTGATGCGTGACACCTATGTTTATATCAATCCCAAATACGACTATGACAAGTTAAATGCGGCCTACGCTTATGGTGGCCCAAGCCTGGCGCTGCAAACCATCAATCAGAATTTTGATACCACCATCACCGATTACATCACCATCGACTTTAACGCCATGGTTTCGATGGTCAATGCTGTGGGCGGTGTCACCATTGATATTGAAACCGAAGAAGAATTAGACTGGGTTAACGAATACCTGATGGATGTCAATGAAAAAGTCGAGACCGGTTCCCCGTTTTTAGAAGAGACCGGTCCTCAGCTTGTTGACGGTTCCCAGGCCCTGTCCTACTGCCGGGTACGCTATGTTGGCGACGGTGACTTTGACCGAACCTTACGGCAGCGAGTTGTTTTTGAACAGGTCTTGTCAAAGGCTTTGAACCTTGATCTTAAAGAACAATATAACCTGGTCATGACCACCTTGCCTTATGTTAAAACCTCTTTGGGCACCCTGGAAATAATCAAGTATGGGGCAAATCTGGCGCTTATGCCGTCAAAAGATATTGAGCAAAGTCGCTTCCCTGCCGACGAACTGATTTCACTTGATATGCTGGACGGGGTTTCCTATGTTGTTCCCGATACGCTGGTCGAAAACATTGAAGCCTTATATCAGTTTATTTATGAAACAGCCTATACGCCCTCGAAAACGGCCACTACTATCAGTGATGAGATTAAAGATACTTTGGAATAAAACGAATCCAACACCTGAGCAAATACTTTACTTGATATCGATCATGACCACTAATTTTTTCTTGAAATCAGTGGTCATGACTTATTTAAAGACCAATTAAGGAACGATAACTGATGAATAGATTTAAAAAAACGCTCCTGC is a window encoding:
- a CDS encoding ABC transporter ATP-binding protein, giving the protein MSDEILKMNDVVKTYIMGEEEQVVLKGIDLLINRGDFLSVLGPSGSGKSTLMNIIGCLDVPTSGTYYLSGERICDLPEADLSHIRNREIGFIFQQFQLLQRLSAQKNVELPLIYAGVPEKERQQRSAHILERVGLADKMKNRPNQLSGGQQQRVAIARALVTEPTILLADEPTGALDQQTGHQIINLFKELNEEGKTIVMITHDADVAKNGSRIVRIVDGNLSEGVYNA
- a CDS encoding LCP family protein, with translation MKKFIRAILLIIIFLMASGFAVNAFFLGNVTSNLSGNLSRYGISDEAASFAKQHKIVNVAVFGVDGRDDVEGERTDTIMIATADYEHSKVKVASLMRDTYVYINPKYDYDKLNAAYAYGGPSLALQTINQNFDTTITDYITIDFNAMVSMVNAVGGVTIDIETEEELDWVNEYLMDVNEKVETGSPFLEETGPQLVDGSQALSYCRVRYVGDGDFDRTLRQRVVFEQVLSKALNLDLKEQYNLVMTTLPYVKTSLGTLEIIKYGANLALMPSKDIEQSRFPADELISLDMLDGVSYVVPDTLVENIEALYQFIYETAYTPSKTATTISDEIKDTLE
- a CDS encoding efflux RND transporter periplasmic adaptor subunit, which gives rise to MVKQKRKMMIIGGVVCAVIVLGLVWGYQTFFNQKSEQSTEYRVKSEDIVDDDRFTGVIESQNRQEVIATSSQQIADIYVSEGEQVPVNKDLYITTTGEVIRSTIAGEVSKIYYEKDNTVSVGGKIMEIVDYSNLQINLKVEENQLSDIEVNTSAEINIDSIDRSINGIVSEISREATNEKGVAYFTAKVNFTGDADIRIGMNAEVIIVEESEEDVLTVPVDAIQFTGDDKTYVNIENDDGKVASRMVTTGITDGVKIEITEGLNEGDIVLIPEIIYETTTFSGPQQTVTSNV
- a CDS encoding transporter substrate-binding domain-containing protein, with protein sequence MKKITKLGVLVMVVAMVLSLAACSGGTTTSGDAKKYVVATDTTFKPFEYENEKGERVGIDIDLLAAIAEDQGFAYELKAVGFDAALGEVSTGQSDAMIAGMSITDERKKTFDFSDPYFDSGVVMAVSSSNDTIKAYADLKGLNVAVKTGTEGSTFAESIKDQYGFTTSSFPDSANMYEDVKAGNSAALFEDYPVVGDAIASGVPLKMVTEMEKGSSYGFAVKAGENAELLEMFNTGLANVKANGKYQEILDTYIKK
- a CDS encoding APC family permease; this encodes MKLSIGKCWGLLFFDIVGLAISGYAFLLGYQVIQTLPNANAYIILMGFFVGIKVIVIALYDLNRNMLGKNIPFIGGAISIVGNGIIFAMCFFLIPEVPLKFFIGLIIADFLIITLCHFLWWVLIGKDGSDTNDENTLVEDRTARKKNKKDPKNGLRSEPLKTEKKPEKKGRSEKKTWLSRDEEAESEYDSIFTSLLENEKKGQQRYMEAPKVSEPRIIEEEKRYQTSDFLNEVKENLKKENRMPLNQMEVRNESGPEDLGLKARPEKRPVELPAMESRPKNGTGIGSEAPLNNRSAELPGKMPSQIPEMEIPSLVPQPGSQDHFADLPTFKETKPSFEKMEALKTSKMEVTDRGDNEDGFLSIERRLGYLFHEIEKSMQETQYLQSAIGEFQKEVENYEPIAGDDKIVAAGNLIREKLKMIIDKQFVVDEVLDDLIRLSKLINKRINDLDVIEAGLNQRKIALDQKDLLLVEAKNRNMVDKEIEILPEEVVLENLDSEFIVAEGDYESIRKYLTENQED
- a CDS encoding ABC transporter permease, with protein sequence MLKESIKMALENIISNKMRSFLTMLGIIIGVGSVIALITIVSGATSTVTDQVASMGANTVTVQVSRSPGPGNTLETGADSE
- a CDS encoding amino acid ABC transporter permease, with the translated sequence MNILELVVQYWPRLIAGLGLTVQITIISLICAGILGMVFGLLSVSKRKTLRAIALVYVDVVRGTPLLVQAFFIYFGIPQVLGIQSDPVISGVITLSLNAGGYLAEIVRGGIESIGKGQMEAARSLGLPYGMAMRSVILPQAIRTMTPALINQCIITLKDTSLLSVISVTELTQTGRLIIANNFRSFEVWFIVAVMYFVIIMILSKISKRIERKMSYGKSNN
- a CDS encoding glycosyltransferase family 2 protein, with product MVSQIFTLLFILGIPFFIYGIYYLGIGLFGYTKHNKYTLSPPKNRIAVVVAARNEAAVIGNLIESLHQQDYPKELLDIYVIPNNCTDNTKEVALSHGAKIMTCTAEVKSKGAALSQFFDYIFKENDVYDAFCIFDADNLVDKHFITSMNNVLESGEKIAQGYRDSKNPSDSWISGCQSVFYWTLNRFMNLARHKLGWSATLNGTGFMMHADVIKKEGFKTFSLTEDIEFTTQCIIKGYRVAWVPEAVTYDEHPITFDQSWSQRKRWSTGTIQCFNQYSQQLIDAVVKDKNRCAMDMLMFLVAPFMQVLTCIYTICSFIILGMLFITTSVWSNALTFAILFSIGGVIFSVIFTAMVLWLEGKKIRQINNISVFSFWFYLASWIPINVLCFIKPIEIWEPIEHTKSIKISQLVE
- a CDS encoding amino acid ABC transporter ATP-binding protein; amino-acid sequence: MGKVIIKNLKKSFGDLEVLKDINLEVKEQEVICIIGASGSGKSTLLRCINALEEATSGTVEVDGNDITKADGNINKYRQDIGMVFQQFNLFPHMTVLKNISFAPVSLKLKTKEEAEETAMKLLRRVDLAEKANVYPEQLSGGQQQRVAIARALAMNPDVMLFDEPTSALDPEMVGEVLNVMKQLAKDGMTMIVVTHEMGFAREVADRVIFIDEGFIVEEGPPSEIFGNPKNQRTINFLNKVL